In Vigna angularis cultivar LongXiaoDou No.4 chromosome 8, ASM1680809v1, whole genome shotgun sequence, one DNA window encodes the following:
- the LOC108345902 gene encoding uncharacterized protein LOC108345902, whose amino-acid sequence MATRDGGMKSTSINGVKMYTIASQQPSLASWLPSKKQNSHRNVKSYTQNLQLLEDLRFTTAATKIKATPDGEYIVASGIYPPQVKVYEVRELGLKFERHLDSEIVDFQVLTDDYSKLAFLCADRSVYLHAKYGKHYSLRIPRMGRDITYDCWSCDLLCAASSPDLYRINLEQGRFLSSLSTQSPALNVVCRSKVHGLVACGGEDGAVECFDMRVRSSVGRIDAVGPSGDVDQEVTALEFDEDGGFLMAVGSSAGKVLIYDLRSSHPLRIQDHMYDSSILDIKWHRTLNYEQPMLITSDNHVVRIWDPQTGEGLTSIEPTTGTINDVCTFPGSGLILLALDCSQIPSYFIPALGPAPKWCSSLENFTEELDMGGQTTIYDHYKFLTKEELERLNLTNLIGTNLLRAYMHGFFINHALYKKAKALADPFEYEAYIEQQKREKMEAERASRITVKKKLPKVNRALAARLLESEEVENEKRDADDDETKKASKKKKGLSMQDLQDERFKAIFTDEDFEIKDTSQEYLALHPMGSKKQTSLLNEHFEPVMSDDDQSLSDSDASTSSHDEPANGVKDKSRVPRMYEIKNEQHAEAFWSKKSLAGEEALPMGDRVAALKHEQQSSRVPNGVKQGPGGSREITFTSRSKAKYKEDEEDKEVPQRKKRGVQSLGLKPNRPVFRGQGRGKRGNGRRGRR is encoded by the exons ATGGCGACTCGTGACGGCGGCATGAAGTCGACGTCAATTAACGGTGTTAAAATGTACACCATAGCGTCGCAGCAACCTTCCCTCGCTTCCTGGCTCCCTTCTAAGAAGCAGAACTCTCATCGCAACGTTAAAA GTTATACGCAGAACCTGCAACTGCTCGAGGATTTGCGCTTCACCACCGCCGCCACTAAAATCAAGGCCACTCCCGACGGCGAATACATCGTGGCTTCTGGCATCTATCCGCCGCAAGTTAAGGTGTACGAGGTGAGGGAACTAGGGCTGAAGTTCGAACGCCACCTGGATTCTGAGATCGTTGATTTTCAG GTTCTGACAGATGACTATtcaaaacttgcatttttaTGTGCTGATCGCTCTGTTTACCTGCATGCGAAATATGGAAAGCACTACAGTTTGCGGATTCCAAG GATGGGGAGAGATATTACTTATGATTGCTGGTCTTGTGACTTGCTTTGTGCTGCGTCATCCCCAGATTTGTACAGAATAAACCTAGAGCAG GGCCGATTTCTCTCCTCACTTAGCACACAGTCCCCTGCATTGAATGTAGTCTGTCGAAG CAAGGTTCATGGATTGGTTGCCTGTGGTGGTGAAGATGGTGCTGTGGAATGCTTTGACATGCGAGTGAGATCTTCAGTTGGTAGAATTGATGCTGTTGGACCTAGTGGTGATGTTGACCAG GAGGTCACTGCATTGGAGTTTGATGAAGATGGTGGTTTCTTAATGGCTGTTGGAAGTAGTGCAGGAAAG GTTCTCATCTATGATCTGCGTTCATCACATCCTCTACGGATACAGGATCATAT GTATGACAGTTCAATATTGGATATTAAGTGGCATCGTACTCTTAACTATGAACAACCAATGTTGATTACCAGTGATAATCATGTTGTTAGGATATGGGATCCTCAAACG GGAGAAGGCTTGACCAGCATTGAGCCAACAACAGGAACCATAAATGACGTGTGTACATTTCCTGGCAGTGGTTTGATCTTGCTGGCCTTGGACTGTAGTCAAATACCATCTTACTTCATACCAGCACTTGGACCTGCGCCTAAGTGGTGTTCTTCCCTAGAGAATTTCACT GAGGAGCTAGACATGGGTGGACAAACAACTATTTATGATCATTACAAATTTTTGACAAAGGAGGAGCTTGAGAGATTAAATTTGACCAATCTAATTGGCACCAATCTACTTAGAGCTTACATGCATGGCTTCTTTATCAATCATGCATTATACAAAAAG gCTAAAGCGCTGGCTGATCCTTTTGAATATGAAGCTTATATTGAACAACAGAAGCGAGAAAAGATGGAAGCTGAGCGTGCCTCACGAATCACG GTCAAGAAAAAGTTACCCAAAGTTAATCGGGCCCTAGCTGCTCGCCTCCTAGAAAGTGAAGAAGTGGAAAATGAGAAGAGAGATGCTGATGACGATGAAACTAAAAAGGcctccaagaaaaagaaaggtctTAGCATGCAAGATCTTCAAGATGAACGATTTAAAGCAATATTTACGGATGAG GATTTTGAGATTAAGGATACCTCACAAGAATATCTGGCTTTACATCCCATGGGTTCTAAGAAGCAAACATCCCTGTTAAATGAACATTTTGAACCTGTCATGTCAGATGATGATCAAAGTCTAAGTGATTCTGATGCATCAACATCATCACATGACGAACCTGCAAACGGAGTGAAAGACAAATCTCGAGTTCCTAG AATGTATGAAATTAAGAATGAACAGCATGCAGAGGCATTCTGGAGCAAAAAATCACTTGCAGGGGAGGAGGCACTTCCTATGGGAGACAGAGTGGCAGCTCTGAAACATGAACAGCAATCATCTCGTGTTCCAAATGGTGTTAAGCAGGGTCCAGGAGGATCACGGGAAATCACTTTCACCTCGAGAAGCAAAGCTAAGTATAAGGAAGATGAGGAAGATAAAGAGGTCCCACAAAGGAAGAAGAGGGGAGTACAATCCTTGGGGCTCAAGCCCAACAGACCTGTGTTTCGTGGTCAAGGGAGAGGGAAACGAGGGAATGGCAGAAGAGGACGTCGATAA